From Chionomys nivalis chromosome 21, mChiNiv1.1, whole genome shotgun sequence, a single genomic window includes:
- the Snai3 gene encoding zinc finger protein SNAI3, giving the protein MPRSFLVKTHSSHRVPNYGQLETQREANGSCSACEELVGSCHPPDEEAPSTPGDPLPPWDSTSAVACISLPLLPHHGEALGASGPEPQETSWVGPRAGQAPSVPLKDSFTLPSLLVLPTRWPPILGPDGALDKRLGAEGTPRAPGSFECIHCHRPYHTLAGLARHQQLHCPLPAGPAFTCRYCDKEYASLGALKMHIRTHTLPCICKVCGKAFSRPWLLQGHIRTHTGEKPYTCPHCSRAFADRSNLRAHLQTHAGTKKYRCPICSKAFSRMSLLARHEEAGCCPGP; this is encoded by the exons AAGCTAATGGCTCCTGCTCTGCCTGCGAGGAGCTTGTGGGATCCTGCCACCCGCCAGATGAGGAGGCCCCTTCCACTCCCGGTGACCCTCTACCGCCCTGGGACAGCACCTCTGCCGTTGCctgcatctctctgcctcttctgccaCATCATGGGGAAGCTCTGGGAGCCTCTGGGCCAGAACCCCAGGAAACCAGCTGGGTGGGCCCTCGGGCTGGCCAGGCCCCCAGTGTTCCCCTCAAAGACAGCTTCACTCTGCCCTCATTGTTGGTGCTGCCCACACGGTGGCCCCCAATCCTGGGTCCAGATGGAGCTCTGGATAAACGACTAGGGGCAGAGGGAACCCCTCGAGCCCCAGGCAGTTTCGAGTGCATCCACTGCCACAGGCCCTATCATACTCTGGCAGGCCTGGCCAGGCACCAGCAGCTGCACTGCCCCCTGCCGGCTGGGCCCGCCTTCACCTGCAGGTACTGCGACAAGGAGTATGCCAGCCTGGGTGCCCTCAAGATGCACATCCGCACCCACACGCTGCCCTGCATCTGCAAGGTGTGCGGCAAGGCCTTCTCCAGACCCTGGCTGCTCCAGGGCCACATCCGCACCCATACAG GTGAGAAGCCATATACTTGTCCGCATTGCAGCAGGGCCTTTGCTGACCGCTCCAACCTGCGGGCTCATCTGCAGACTCATGCTGGCACCAAGAAATACCGCTGTCCTATCTGCTCCAAGGCCTTCTCCCGCATGTCTCTCTTGGCAAGACATGAGGAAGCTGGCTGCTGTCCTGGCCCCTAG
- the Mvd gene encoding diphosphomevalonate decarboxylase codes for MASEKSQDLVVTCTAPVNIAVIKYWGKRDEALILPINSSLSVTLHQDQLKTVTTAAISKDFTEDRIWLNGQEEDVGQPRLQACLREIRRLARKRRSTGDGDALPLSLNYKVHVASENNFPTAAGLASSAAGYACLAYTLARVYGVEGDLSEVARRGSGSACRSLYGGFVEWQMGEQNDGKDSVARQIAPEWHWPQLRILILVVSAQKKHTGSTVGMQTSVETSTLLKFRAESIVPERMKEMTRCIHERDFQAFAQLTMKDSNQFHATCLDTFPPISYLNDTSRRIIQLVHGFNTHHGQTKVAYTFDAGPNAVIFTLDDTVAEFVAAVRHSFPPATNGDKFLKGLPVTPALLSDELKAALAMEPSPGAIQYIIATQVGPGPQVLDNAHAHLLGPDGLPHEDR; via the exons ATGGCTTCGGAAAAGTCTCAGGACCTGGTCGTCACCTGCACCGCGCCGGTCAACATCGCGGTTATCAAGTATT GGGGGAAGCGCGATGAAGCACTGATCCTGCCCATCAACTCCTCTCTGAGTGTCACGCTGCACCAGGACCAG TTAAAAACCGTCACAACTGCCGCCATCAGCAAGGACTTCACGGAGGACCGCATCTGGCTGAATGGTCAAGAGGAGGATGTGGGGCAGCCACGACTCCAGGCCTGCCTGAGGGAGA TCCGCCGCCTGGCTCGGAAGCGGAGGAGCACAGGGGATGGGGACGCACTTCCCCTCAGCCTCAACTATAAGGTGCACGTGGCCTCAGAGAACAACTTCCCCACTGCTGCAGGCCTGGCATCGTCAGCAGCGGGCTATGCCTGCCTAG CCTATACCTTGGCCCGGGTCTACGGGGTTGAGGGGGACCTCTCCGAAGTGGCTCGGCGGGGCTCAGGCAGCGCGTGCCGCAGTCTTTATGGGGGCTTCGTGGAGTGGCAGATGGGGGAGCAGAACGATGGAAAGGACAGTGTCGCCCGGCAGATAGCCCCAGAGTGGCACTGGCCCCAACTCCGAATCCTTATCCTTGTG GTGAGTGCCCAGAAGAAGCATACGGGCAGCACTGTGGGCATGCAGACCAGTGTGGAGACCAGTACCCTGCTCAAG TTCCGGGCGGAGTCCATTGTGCCTGAGCGCATGAAGGAGATGACCCGCTGCATCCACGAGCGGGACTTCCAGGCCTTTGCCCAGCTGACCATGAAGGATAGCAACCAGTTTCACGCCACCTGCCTCGATACCTTCCCGCCCATCTCCTACCTCAACGACACCTCCAGGCGCATCATCCAGCTAGTACACGGCTTTAACACACACCACGGGCAGACAAAG gtggcatacacctttgatGCGGGCCCCAATGCTGTGATCTTCACTCTGGATGACACTGTGGCTGAGTTCGTGGCAGCCGTGAGGCACAGCTTTCCCCCTGCAACAAACGGAGACAA GTTCCTAAAGGGGCTGCCGGTGACACCTGCTCTTCTCTCTGATGAGCTGAAAGCTGCGCTGGCTATGGAGCCCAGCCCAGGTGCTATCCAGTACATCATTGCCACTCAG GTCGGACCAGGGCCTCAGGTCCTAGACAACGCACACGCTCATCTGCTGGGCCCAGATGGCCTACCACATGAGGACCGCTGA